The following nucleotide sequence is from Stigmatopora nigra isolate UIUO_SnigA chromosome 8, RoL_Snig_1.1, whole genome shotgun sequence.
AATTGTCATTGTGGCAAAATAACATTTGTGATCATTAACAGGTCTTTACGCTTTTGTCGAAATGAACTGCAAAGTATACAGTGAAACCTGTTGCTGAGTTTCAAAACCCCCATGCATTTAAATAATTCAGTAGAAATGCTTTAGAAAGCTGttaatgatatttttgtatCTTGTATCTCAACAGCGGACGTTCTGTGTTTTAGGCTCTCGACAGGGACAGACAAGCCTTGTTTTACAGTCAACCCCCTCCACGTGACACAAAGTTGGGGAGAGGGAGTCAACGCTGTATAAATAATGTAATCCTTGGAGAACTTCTGCCAAACTCGAAAAGCTGCAAGACGTTAAACGCCGGTTGTTGACGTCTCATGAAATTGAATTCctttttttggtgagtaaacaATGACTTTTTTACAAAATTTGCTTGAAAATTACTTTCAATGTACGTTTTGGTGgagggaaaatgtattttaaatacagtaaattatCCATGCAAATATCAGATGTCCAATAATGGTTATTGTATATAGAGACAGTTACAAAGACAAAGTTTAATATACAAATTAGGGTTTATATCCACTTGTGGTCAATTTCTTTTAACCCCCGCTGCtgtatagtttttttgttcgttttttaaGTAAAGactgaagaaaaataatctaatttaTGATGATATTTAAGTGCACTGCATGCAAATGTTCAATTTTAAAAGCTTTAATCTGAGTAATTACATTACAAACATAAACAGTGGGACACACCATGCACATTAATTACTTCTTATTTCCCCATAGAATGTGTAATTGTGATTATTTGTCCCAAATTGTCATTTATACATGCGCAGATTGATTGctcattatttgtttgtttatttttgtccccTTTCCTGTATAATTGTACTgggaaatgcatgttttttttttttttaatgacgtcATTTTCTCTTTAGTTCAGCAAGTGAGGCTGCATTGACAAGATGGAGCACCTGGGCAACTCCAACCAGAGTTCCACGCACTCCGCTTTGGCGCTGAGCGGCGGAAATGCATACTTGTACATTTTAGTCGTCATCTCTTTATACGGAGTCTTTCTCTGTGGCATCATGCTGTGTTACTTCCACTCCAAGAGGAAGGAAAAGAGGAGGACCAACATTTTCACGCGCCTTGTtcacgaggaggaggagagggagtGGGGGGCGTTTCCCAAGAAGCACAGCTTCTCCTTGGGGGCAGAGGCTGCCGTGGGGATGCGCTCGTTGAACCTCGCTTTGCCCTTTTGCGCCAGCCACGGAAACCCATTTGGACGTGTTCTCCATGAGAGAGCGCTGCCTTCACCACTGGCCTGTGTGCTTTGCGCGGAACAGAGCAGCGTCAGCTCCCTCTGCTCCTTGACGGACACACGCTTGGCCATCGAGGAGGAAGAATCGGACAGCGGCACTGGGGAGGGTCCAGATGAGACCAACAAGGCACCAGTGGAAAACGTTGTGGAGGATTCgggctgaaaaaaatgaaagaccgaacgaaagaaaacagaaaaataagacCACCTGGTGACTGTAGTgtaggtgggataggctccagcacccctgtgacccttgtgaggataaatggttcagaaaatgaatgaatggaaacaacaaaaacaaaaatagaagaaaaaacaagaaaggAAGAAAGCAAAAGCTCAGTGGTGCAAAGACTGGAACCCAAAGGTGGTAAAATAGTCTAAATTTGCAGTGTACTTAAGTACAAGTACAGAAATCTGTACATAGAGACTTTAGTAACAGGAGCTCAAATTCACTTTATCCTGATCAAGTTCTGGGAGTGTGGGATATATCAAGTATTccacaaaaaatgtttcaggTATTAAAAAAGCAGTACAAGTATAATCCAATTTCTTAATCTTGAGTGACATATGAGAACATCAAGAATTCTCCTTCTAAGATTTCTCAGTTTTTACAAATTTCTCATCATTCTTGGTCATTGCAACGTTCTCAaactacatatacaaatacacattggGGTCAGTATGTCCCTGttctcaaataaaaatatacatattgtCCCCCTACTTTTAGACAGGAGTTATGGAAAACAGACAGTATAGGGGCCCTCTAAGACTGGAGTTGGGCAGCCCTGGTCTAAGCCATGTTTGCTTGTTCTGtaagtgtttaaaaaacaaacacaactttaatatttatatattaaaaaatatattaagatACCCTCAAAATGTTGTCCGAAACTTACTAGAGTTGGCCCCAAGGCAGAAGAGACCTCTAAAAGTGGGCCTTTGGTTAAATGCTTGCTGAAAATTAAAAAGGGACGCATAGTGTTGACTGCAAAATGTATTTCAGGTGATAAGTAAATACTTTACTGATTATTTTATAGAATTAAATCCTACcgttcctcctttttttcctatgactgaatgtaaaataaatgatgacCCTCTGGCAACACATTTTGGCCGTGGATTTAGTCTTTTCCACCTACGCATAATAAAGGaaaatatagacattttttttactttttactatagGAGTGAGCAACAAAGAGCAAATGACAATTGTGtgaaatgttaatgtttttttttcctttt
It contains:
- the kcne4 gene encoding potassium voltage-gated channel subfamily E member 4: MEHLGNSNQSSTHSALALSGGNAYLYILVVISLYGVFLCGIMLCYFHSKRKEKRRTNIFTRLVHEEEEREWGAFPKKHSFSLGAEAAVGMRSLNLALPFCASHGNPFGRVLHERALPSPLACVLCAEQSSVSSLCSLTDTRLAIEEEESDSGTGEGPDETNKAPVENVVEDSG